DNA from Thioclava electrotropha:
CTGGCGACCACGCTTTACCCGCTCGCCTATTCGTTCGTGATCGCGTTTCGGGAATGGGATCTTACAAAGCAAAACCGTCCCGGAACGTTTGTTGGTCTCGACAATTTCACCTATGCGTTTACTGAGCCGGGCTTTCTAAATTCGCTTTGGGTGACGACGATCTTCGTTGTGACAAGTGTTGTGCTAACCCTTTTCATCGCGATGTCGCTGGCGCTCCTACTGCGGCGCACGGGGCGCATGCATACCTTTACGCGCATCATCTTGATCTTACCTTTCGCAATGAGCCCAGCTCTGATCGGGGTTAGCTACCGCTTCATGTTTAATCCGGAATTTGGCGTGATTGCGAAAGGGCTGGGCGCAATTTTTCCTGCTCTTCAGGGCGTTCCGTGGCTGGCGAGCCCCGACCTCTCTATGGCTATTCTAGTACTGACGGATGTTTGGCACTGGTCCCCCTATATGACGTTTATGTGTCTGGGCGGGCTTGCCTCGGTGCCGCGAGAGACTGAAGAGGCCGCTCGCATCGACGGCGCATCGGGATTTCGAATCTTCTTTGGCATTGTGTTGCCGCAGATGAAGGGCGTGCTGATGGTTGTAGCGGTTCTCAAGACGATCTTTGCGCTCAAGATGTTCGATCAGGTGGTCACACTCACCGGCGGAGGGCCAGGCAACTCAACGGAAACGCTCGCCTATTTCATCTTCAACGTCGGCTTCAAATGGTACGACATGGGCTACGCTTCGGCGCTGGCCTGGATACTTACCGGAATCATGATGCTGATCTCGATCTGGTACGTCCGGATGCTGCTTAGCGAAAGAAAGGTAGCCACAGCATGAAGCGTATATTTCTTTGGTGGGGCGAGCGCGCGCTGCTCCTTTTGGTCTCGTGTATTGTGCTGTTTCCAATCCTTTGGATGTTCCTGACCGCGTTTAAACGGCCGAGGGACGCCTATTCGATCTCTCTCCACTTCAAGCCGACGCTGTCGAATTTCGTCACGGTGTTCTCGGATCCCTGGAACCTCGGAGAAATGGTGGTCAACTCGGTGACGGTCGCGGCAACGACTGTCTTGATCGCTGTACCCTGCGCGGCGCTTGCAGCATATTCGTTTTCCCGCTTCAGGGTGCGGGGTCGCAAGTTTCTCTTCTTTCTGATCCTGTCGACCCAATTCATTCCGGCCGTCGTTATCATTCTGCCCTTCTTTTTGATGTTTCGCACGCTCGGGCTTCTGGACACCCGCATTGCTCTGATCGTTGTCAACCTCGCGATTGTTACGCCCTTCGTCATCTGGATGCTCAAGGGGTTCATCGACGCGATCCCTACAGATAGCGAGGAGGCCGCACTGATTGACGGAGCCTCGCGGTTTCGTGTGATACGCGACATCGTGTTGCCAATGGCGGCACCGGGCGTACTGACCGCGACGATTTTCTGCTTCATTCTAACCTGGAACGAATTCCTTTTCGCTCTGATCCTGACACGTCGCAATGCTGTGACGTTGCCAGTAGGGCTTGTAAGTTTTCGTACGGAGCAGGGTGATCTTTGGAATTTGATGAGCGCTGCAGGCGTCATGATCACGGTGCCGATTTTTATCATGGCTCTTCTTATCCAGAAACACTTCACGCGCGGGATGACCGCAGGCGCAGTCAAATAAAAAGGGGGCCACAGATGGCCGAAGTAAAGCTTGTCGATGTTGAGAAAAGGTATGGCAGCTTTCTTGCTGTTCCAAAACAAAGCCTGACAATCGAGGAGGGGGAGTTCCTAGTGCTCCTCGGTCCCTCGGGCTGCGGTAAGACCACTACGATGCGTATGATCGCAGGTCTTGAAGAAATCACAGCAGGCGATCTCATGATCGGCGGAGAGCGCGTCAATGACAAGCCGCCGAAAGATCGCGACATTGCGATGGTATTCCAAAATTATGGGCTTTATCCGCACATGACGGTGGCCGAGAATATTGGCTATCCATTAAAACTACGTGGTTTCAACCGGCAAGCTCGAGAGGCTCGTGTCGCGGAAACTGCCGAAAAGGTGGAGCTGGGTAAACTGCTCAAGCGGCGTCCCTCGGAACTTTCAGGAGGGCAGCGTCAGCGAGTTGCCTTGGCGCGCGCTATTGTTCGAACGCCTAAATTGTTTCTGATGGATGAGCCGCTTTCGAACCTCGATGCCAAACTGCGCGTGACGATGCGCGCCGAATTGAAACATCTCCATCACGAGTTGGGCGTCACCACAGTCTACGTTACGCATGACCAGATGGAGGCGATGACGCTGGCAAGTCGGGTTGCAGTTATGCGCAAGGGCCGGATCGTGCAGCTCGACACGCCCAAGATGATCTACTCCGAACCTGCCAATCTGTTTGTCGCCAGCTTCATCGGTTCGCCGCCGATGAACCTTATCGACGGCGTCATCTCGCAGGGCACTTTCACGGCTCCGGGCGTTAACCTGCCTGTTTCAGCGGCTGATCGTGGCAATGTGGTCTTGGGAATCCGACCCGAAGAATTGGATCTTGTTCCAGCGGACGGGGAGGGGCCGTTTTCGGGCCTCCTATACGCGTTGGAGCTGACAGGAGAGTCAACATTGGTAACGCTGCGCGAGGGCACGACAGTCGTTTGTGCCCGCGGCGGGGCCGATTTTGACGCACCGATCGGTACGCGTTGCGCGCTGGTCCCGAAGGCGGGTGCGCGGCTCCATCTTTTCGACAAGGACAGCGGCGAGCGAGTCTGAAGCTGAGCGCTGGACAATTCTATACCAAGGAAGAGAACGATGACGAATCTGACCCAGAAAGACGCAGATGCGCGCATAATCAAGAATTCTGATTATGTTTCTTGCACCGTGGCTTTTATCGACTGCAAGAAGCCCGGATCTCACCTAAAGGAAAACTACTCTATCATCGGTCCTGGCGTGACCTCTTCCGATGAACAGGTGGTAAACCTTCCCGAGCCGCACGGCTTCAATATCGGCGCAGCCGCTATGCCCAACGGTATCACCAACAATCTGCATATCCATTTCACCGCCGAAGTCTTCATCGTTCAGAAAGGTGAGTGGACCTTCCGTTGGGGTTCGAACGGCGAAAATGAAATTGTCGGACGTGAAGGCGATATTGTGTCAGTTCCGACATGGATCTTCCGTGGATTTACCAATACCGGCCCCGATGACGGCTGGCTTTTCACGGCGCTTGGCGGAGATAATACTGGCGGCGTTATTTTCCACCCCGAGATCATCAATGAAGCTGCAGATTACGGGCTCTACATCTCAAGCGATAACACGCTTATAGATACCACGCGAGGCGATACCATGCCCGATGAGAGCGGTCGTATTGCGCCAATGCCAGCCGCCGATGTCGACCAGCTGCGCGAGGTCTCCCCCGAGGAGATGCGCAAGCGCGTAGTCACGCATGCTGATCGAGATTTTCGCCCCGCCTTTATCGACGCCAGGCTGCCAGGTTGTGGTGCTGAAATTGCTCCGGTCATTGGTTTCGGCCTGACCCAAAACCGCGAGCATATGTCACCGATTGCTAACCCGCATGGGTTCTCCATCGAATGGCTGCGTCTTGGAGTGCGCACGCATGTCAGTCGTTTCACCCTGAGTGACAAGATGGTGCTGATCGTTCGTTCCGGGAAGATTCGCTTAACTTTTAACGAGGGAGGGGACGTTGCCGTCGATCTGGCTGAGCGTGATACCTACTCGATTCCAGCGGGCACTGTTCGTGCTATTGAGGCGCTTGGCGACGCCCCCGCCGAAGCGCTGATTGTGATCTCGGGGGACCATCGCAAGCGTCCCGAATTCGAGCCAGACGTGATTGATGCTGCGCGCGCTATGGGTTTTGCGCTTGATGCCGGTGGTTACGTCGCAAAGGCAGCTTTGCTGCCGAGCTACAAGCGAGCAAGTTGATGCGAGAAAATACAGTAAAATCTAAAATCGCCGCGGGAGAGGCTGTGATCAACGCATGGCTTTCGATCGCTTCTAGCTATTCAGCAGAAGGGATCGGGTATTCTGGGGTGGACTCAGTCACGGTTGACCTGCAGCACGGGATGCTGAGCTTCTCAGAAGCCTTGCACATGTTGCAGGCAATCTCGGCAACCCCTGCGATTCCTTTGGTGCGCGTGCCGGACCTGAATCCGGCCACGATCATGCACCTTCTCGATGCCGGTAGCTACGGTGTGATCTGCCCGATGATTTCAACGCCGGAGGAAGCTGCAGCCCTGGTCGCGGCGTGTCGTTACCCCCCGGTTGGAACGCGGAGTTTTGGGCCCTCACGAGGATTGCTGTATGGAGGACAGGATTACGTTTCTCACGCCGATAATACCGTGATGGCGATCCCGATGATCGAGACTGCAGAAGCGGTCGAACGGATCGATCAAATACTCGAGGTTGACGGGATCGATATGATTTATCTCGGCCCGAACGATCTGGCCTACTCTTTGGATGGCCATGTCGGCTTCCCGCGCCCCAACTCTGAACTTGCCATTGAACGGGTGGTGAAAAGTGCGACGCGCAAGGGTATTCCTGTCGGGATATTCTGCGCCGATGCGCAAGAGGCCTGTAGGCGACGC
Protein-coding regions in this window:
- a CDS encoding ABC transporter ATP-binding protein; the protein is MAEVKLVDVEKRYGSFLAVPKQSLTIEEGEFLVLLGPSGCGKTTTMRMIAGLEEITAGDLMIGGERVNDKPPKDRDIAMVFQNYGLYPHMTVAENIGYPLKLRGFNRQAREARVAETAEKVELGKLLKRRPSELSGGQRQRVALARAIVRTPKLFLMDEPLSNLDAKLRVTMRAELKHLHHELGVTTVYVTHDQMEAMTLASRVAVMRKGRIVQLDTPKMIYSEPANLFVASFIGSPPMNLIDGVISQGTFTAPGVNLPVSAADRGNVVLGIRPEELDLVPADGEGPFSGLLYALELTGESTLVTLREGTTVVCARGGADFDAPIGTRCALVPKAGARLHLFDKDSGERV
- a CDS encoding HpcH/HpaI aldolase family protein, with amino-acid sequence MINAWLSIASSYSAEGIGYSGVDSVTVDLQHGMLSFSEALHMLQAISATPAIPLVRVPDLNPATIMHLLDAGSYGVICPMISTPEEAAALVAACRYPPVGTRSFGPSRGLLYGGQDYVSHADNTVMAIPMIETAEAVERIDQILEVDGIDMIYLGPNDLAYSLDGHVGFPRPNSELAIERVVKSATRKGIPVGIFCADAQEACRRREQGCALVTPGNDFSHLVRSMKNAVATIGDDTSAVSKVNHGY
- a CDS encoding cupin domain-containing protein, which codes for MTNLTQKDADARIIKNSDYVSCTVAFIDCKKPGSHLKENYSIIGPGVTSSDEQVVNLPEPHGFNIGAAAMPNGITNNLHIHFTAEVFIVQKGEWTFRWGSNGENEIVGREGDIVSVPTWIFRGFTNTGPDDGWLFTALGGDNTGGVIFHPEIINEAADYGLYISSDNTLIDTTRGDTMPDESGRIAPMPAADVDQLREVSPEEMRKRVVTHADRDFRPAFIDARLPGCGAEIAPVIGFGLTQNREHMSPIANPHGFSIEWLRLGVRTHVSRFTLSDKMVLIVRSGKIRLTFNEGGDVAVDLAERDTYSIPAGTVRAIEALGDAPAEALIVISGDHRKRPEFEPDVIDAARAMGFALDAGGYVAKAALLPSYKRAS
- a CDS encoding carbohydrate ABC transporter permease; the encoded protein is MKRIFLWWGERALLLLVSCIVLFPILWMFLTAFKRPRDAYSISLHFKPTLSNFVTVFSDPWNLGEMVVNSVTVAATTVLIAVPCAALAAYSFSRFRVRGRKFLFFLILSTQFIPAVVIILPFFLMFRTLGLLDTRIALIVVNLAIVTPFVIWMLKGFIDAIPTDSEEAALIDGASRFRVIRDIVLPMAAPGVLTATIFCFILTWNEFLFALILTRRNAVTLPVGLVSFRTEQGDLWNLMSAAGVMITVPIFIMALLIQKHFTRGMTAGAVK
- a CDS encoding carbohydrate ABC transporter permease → MRDRPLSYLLLVPAFLIVLATTLYPLAYSFVIAFREWDLTKQNRPGTFVGLDNFTYAFTEPGFLNSLWVTTIFVVTSVVLTLFIAMSLALLLRRTGRMHTFTRIILILPFAMSPALIGVSYRFMFNPEFGVIAKGLGAIFPALQGVPWLASPDLSMAILVLTDVWHWSPYMTFMCLGGLASVPRETEEAARIDGASGFRIFFGIVLPQMKGVLMVVAVLKTIFALKMFDQVVTLTGGGPGNSTETLAYFIFNVGFKWYDMGYASALAWILTGIMMLISIWYVRMLLSERKVATA